In Lolium rigidum isolate FL_2022 chromosome 3, APGP_CSIRO_Lrig_0.1, whole genome shotgun sequence, the genomic window GTTCGCAGGAGGGGGCGGGGTCTTTCAGTTTTCAGCTACTTTCGCTTTGGTACTAACCTCAACCTACAgcttaaaaagtaaaagatattgCTCGCGGGATCTTGAGTGTAAGCGTAGACCCGCTGTAAGTCTATAATATCAAAACCAGGTTGCTAATGCAGTATCTTCTATGCAAACTCCGAACCAACTCATAGTGAGGAGTGTGAGGCTAGGAACTTTGTGCTGTTCAACCTTTGCGATGAGGTGTTGCATTGACCCCAAACCACCAAGCTTTTCAAGAAGCCAGCTTACTGCTTCTGAAGGAATATAAGATAACTGAAGTTGGCATTCAGGCCAGTGGAAGTTGAGTAACAGAAAATTGTCTCTCTAATAAACCAACATGACTTTCCTAATTAGAAGAAAATTCAGGGCACATTAAATGTGATATGTCATTGCAGAAGTAGCATAGACACGGTTGCTTCTTTAGTTGAGAGGACTCGATACAAACAATGCCACATGACAGGTGAGGAGCACATAACCATGGTTGAAGCGTAGTAAATAGTAGAAATACACGATAAGTCAATCATTGTTGtaataaaaacaaaacaaaacctaAAAGCATACTATGTTATTAGAATGCCAAAAGACTAGTAATATGTTGTTATGGAACTTCGTGCTGTTCAACATTTGTTTTTAATAAGCTCTAACAGAACTGCTGTAGTACCCACTGAAAATAATGGTTACTACAGTACCAAACTTTCATAGTCATTCCTCACTGTCCAGAATCACAAAGACTGTCTGTCTGAATTTTATGTGGAGAAATCGATCCATTTATTAAAAAAAAGTCAAACAGAAGCATGCACCCAGAGTTTTGAAACTTTGACTGCTGGTATACAGAAAATATTCAGATTTTTTAACTGGTAATGTTATTAACAAAAATTCTTAATAGTATTTCAATGCCCTTATTTTCATTAaaaagtactacctctgtccataaatagatgtctgagatttctctaaatttggatgtatctagacgctatttagtgtctagatacatccagatttagTCAAACctcagacatctatttatagacggagggagtactaaaaaaGGTCACAAGCATGCATACTGCGCCATCTTAATGCCTTAAGCTCTATATACATTTGGAAAAGGAGGACTAATTTAGCATTTATAAGGTGAACATCTTAAGGAAGAAGAAAAATGTACTaactctgtccataaaaggatgtcttagagacggagggagtagaaaatgAGACCAGACATTTGTACTTATTCATACTTAAGCAATTTCGAGTGGAACAGTGGTGCACACACATATGTTCAGACAACAGGAAATAGTCCATTTGGTTGAGCTAAAAACGGCCAGACTGCGACTTACTAGGttatccttttatggacagagggaaTAGAAATTGAGAACAGACATTTGTACTTATTCATGCTTAAGCAATTTCCAGTGGAACAGTGGTTCACACACATATGTTCAGACAACAGGAAATAGTGCATTTGGTTGAGCTAAATACGGCCAGACTGCGCTTTGCTAGGTTATCGTGCTATATAAAATAGGATTAAATCATACCATGCACACCAAGTGCTTACTATCATAACTAATATGATTCGCACACCAATTGTATTTCGGCATAACCACCAAAATGGTTGTTCTTAGCATGTGTTTCAGTGATAGACAAGTGTACAAGCTTAGGGTCCTATGCCATCTTAAATTCTTAGCTATCATCGGTTCATCACTAGCGAGTACACGAAAGGATGTTGCTAAAAACTAGAAAAGAGAAAGGGGATACCTTTCTTTAATCCAGGGCAGACATCCTCCCCTTTGAACACTACAGGCAAATTCACCTTGAGCATTGTTCCCTCATTTGCTTCCACCATCACCAGGTTCAATATATTCCCTGTTGTTTCATCTGTCTGCACCTGCATACACAAGAGCACAAAGATCAGAGACAATGCACTATATGGCAATGGTATGAACCTCCTCCCACTGTAGACCCAACCCATTTCTGAAAAGCTACTCTTCACAAGAGATTTCTCAACATAGAAGTACATTTATGAGCAGGAAACAAGTACCATAAAAAAGAACTGATAAAATCTTGCCACAGGATAACTTGTAAAACCGAACTATACTATGATCAGAAGACAGATAGATGAAAAGGGAGTGGCTGTTTGACTACCCACGCAGTGAAAGGAGCAATTTCTGCTATGGCAGTACAGGAAGTACACAGTGTATATGAATACCCTACCTAGCAACCAGCAATTACAGTAACGCGCATTCTGTCGAACATAAGGTGAGTCACCAGGAAAGACCGGGAAAATGCAGATCCTGGATGCATGCTCAGCAAATGGATGCAACCGACAGAAAGGCGAGAAACGTAGGGTATACCTTGATTGGGAGGACGGTGCCGGAGTGCACGACGGCGGTGGACCGCTCGCCGGCGCGGACCTGGAGGCGGACCGGGGTGGAGAGGAAGTAGGGCGACTGCTTGAGCATCTCCCCGAGCTGCTTCCTGTCGGTGGTCAGGAGCTTGCGGTGCGCGACCCCTTCTCCGGGCCCGGAGCCGGCGAGGCTGAGCAGCACGGCCGGGACGTTGCCGTTGCGGCGCTCGCGCGCCGCGGCGCGCGGGCCGGCCGTCTCCCGCGGCACCGCCTGGATCGTGTGGTGGTACGACGCCGAGGCCGCCCGCCGCCACGGGGCCGCCTTGCGGAGCGCGTccccgacggtggcggcggcggcgccgcccttgCCCCGGAGACACTGCGCCATTCTTCTTCGGGTTCGGGGTTTAGGGGAAGCAGCTAGGTGGGCTTTGTCTGGCCGTTCGGCTAGCTTTCCTTCGCGTAGTCTAGTGGTTCTTCATGGGCCGTTTCGTTCTCTCGCTTTCGGCCCATGTGCGGCCCTCCGTTGCTCCGACTCGGATTGGGATCCGGCCGCTATAAGAGCCCACAGCCCAAGAACGAACTTGCAGACTAGAGCGTTCGGCCACACAAACCGATTACTGGagagatcgatcgatcgatccatgGAGCAGCAGGGCGACCAGACGCGGCTGCTGCCCGACGACGTGCTCGCCGCCGTCCTCGGCCGTCTCGCTCCACGCGACCTCGCCGTGTGCCGGCGCGCGTGCAAGGCGTGGCTGGCCATCATCGACGCTCGCCGCATCCTCCGCGCCGAGCTCCTCCCTCACACATTAGCGGGCATCTTCATCAACTTCAACGAGCTGACGTACTCCGAGTTCTTCTGCCGTCCGCCGCCCTCGGAAGGCCTCGGGATTAGAGAGAGGCTCGTCGTCTACCGAACGATGGATCACTGCAATGGTCTTCTCTTGCTGTACAACTACGTGGCTAACCCGGCCACGGGGTGGGCGGCGCCCTtgccgccccggccgccgccgagtcCAGGGTTGGAGTGCTTCCCCGACGAGGCCTACCTTGTGTTCGACCCCGCGGCGTCGTCTCACTACCAGGTGTTCCTAGTACCTCAGGTTCCTTACGTCGAGCTCGACATGGAACCGTTTGAGGAACCCGATGTCGAGATTGACCCGACAATGTTAGAGTCCGAGTGGCCACCGTCGGAGTGGCCACTACGAGTCTTCTCTTCGACGACTGGACGGTGGGAGGAGAGGCAGTTTGTAAGAGAAGGGGAGGCTGCGGGGACCGTGGCTCACTTGGCAACGGACGACTATTTAGAGGACAAGCGATACGGCGTCTACTGGCGTGGTGCACTTTATGTACACTGCGCAAATTCTTTTGTTATGAGGTAGCTCCTTACTTTTTCTTGGTTTCCCGTCATCCTGAGATGTTTCtgtttttctagatttatttattGGTACGTTGGCTAATAATATATGATTTCTTGCAGGTTGTGTTTATCAAATAACACGTACCAGGTAATTAAAACACCGAGAAGTTTTGAACCTGAGAGTTGCGGAAATTGCCTTCTAGGAAAATCGGAAAAGGGGGTATATTATGCATCACTACCCAGAAGAAGTATATATTCTCTCCAACTTCAGGTATGGATCCTTGACGAATCGAGCGGATGCGCCAAGTGGGTTTTAGAGCACGACAAAGACATCAAGCCACTGGTACCATGTCTAAACGAAGATCAACAACTTCACGGGCCATGGATCTTTCAGGATGTTAACTACAATGAAGAGAAGTATAGGAAACTCTACAACAATCGTGAGTCCACATTAATAGACGATGATCTTGAATGGAACTCCGATAATGATGCTCTGGACATTGAAGACACAGCTGACAAAGGCGGGTCCAATTATATTTCGATCCTTGCATTTCATCCTTTCAAACAAATCGTCTTCTTGAGTAGCAAGTTGAACAGAGGATTGGCGTACCATTTAAGCACCTCCAAGGTTGAAGTCCTCGGTAACTTAGGCCCAAAATATTATAGTGATATTGCAGGCCCACGTGGACTTATTGAAGCATCTTTTCCATacactccttgttggatgtgatatTCAGTAAAAAGTAATTAGTACAAGTTTGTATTGACTATTATGGTGTATTGGTGTAGCATATGAGAAAGTATCCAGTGAATTTCACTTTAGTCTTTGTTTGTATATTTATGGCAGTTTTATTCTGTCATAATTTATCCATGTTAAGTCTTACATGTGTGACATTTTACCCCGTTTAATTAATATTTCCTCAACTATGACCGACTAGGTCCACATTTTTTACAACTAGGCGTGTCCTATTGTGGCGCCTGGCTAGGGTTGCAAAGCGGCACCCAATCTGTCTCGTTTCATAGTCAAAACTTGTTGAGTTGGTAGTAACTTTTTAAATAAATTAGTCTAatttgaactaaataatacttttGCATGCTTATGGGAGATGCCGCCTGAAACCCTACACCTGACCCACCGAACTCCCACCCGACTTGCAAGCCTGAGCGACGATGCACCCCACGCACCGAAAACTCCTTTTTACCGGCGCCGGTAGGTGCCGGCGTCGAATCCACCATTCGTTTGCTTTTAGATTCGTTCGCCCGTCCCGCAGTCGTTGTTGTATAACTCTCCAGTGCGTGTCTTCAATACCCACCCCGCGCGTATCTCTACCTCACTAGGTCCCATCAG contains:
- the LOC124699843 gene encoding 50S ribosomal protein L25-like, which codes for MAQCLRGKGGAAAATVGDALRKAAPWRRAASASYHHTIQAVPRETAGPRAAARERRNGNVPAVLLSLAGSGPGEGVAHRKLLTTDRKQLGEMLKQSPYFLSTPVRLQVRAGERSTAVVHSGTVLPIKVQTDETTGNILNLVMVEANEGTMLKVNLPVVFKGEDVCPGLKKGGFLQKIRTSLVYLCPAEHIPPKIEVDLTNLDIGDRVLMQDIPVHPSLKLLSKNETMPVCKVLSSKPAE
- the LOC124696834 gene encoding uncharacterized protein LOC124696834; translated protein: MEQQGDQTRLLPDDVLAAVLGRLAPRDLAVCRRACKAWLAIIDARRILRAELLPHTLAGIFINFNELTYSEFFCRPPPSEGLGIRERLVVYRTMDHCNGLLLLYNYVANPATGWAAPLPPRPPPSPGLECFPDEAYLVFDPAASSHYQVFLVPQVPYVELDMEPFEEPDVEIDPTMLESEWPPSEWPLRVFSSTTGRWEERQFVREGEAAGTVAHLATDDYLEDKRYGVYWRGALYVHCANSFVMRLCLSNNTYQVIKTPRSFEPESCGNCLLGKSEKGVYYASLPRRSIYSLQLQVWILDESSGCAKWVLEHDKDIKPLVPCLNEDQQLHGPWIFQDVNYNEEKYRKLYNNRESTLIDDDLEWNSDNDALDIEDTADKGGSNYISILAFHPFKQIVFLSSKLNRGLAYHLSTSKVEVLGNLGPKYYSDIAGPRGLIEASFPYTPCWM